The following DNA comes from Kitasatospora sp. NBC_01287.
CTAGCCCTGTACCGCCGCTATCGCCCCGAGACTTTCGCCGAGGTCATCGGGCAGGAGCACGTGACCGCTCCGCTCCAGCAGGCCCTGCGCAACAACAGGGTCAACCATGCGTACCTGTTCAGCGGGCCGCGGGGGTGCGGGAAGACGACGAGCGCGCGGATCCTGGCCCGCTGCCTCAACTGCGCGCAGGGGCCGACGCCGACGCCGTGCGGGGAGTGCCAGTCCTGCACCGACCTGGCGACGGGTGGGCCCGGGTCGATCGACGTGATCGAGATCGACGCCGCTTCACACGGTGGCGTTGATGACGCGCGGGAGTTGCGGGAGCGGGCGTTCTTCGCGCCGGTGCACAGCCGGTACAAGATCTTCATCCTGGACGAGGCGCACATGGTGACCTCCGCCGGGTTCAACGCGCTGCTGAAGGTGGTGGAGGAGCCGCCGGAGCACCTCAAGTTCATCTTCGCCACCACCGAGCCGGAGAAGGTGATCGGGACGATCCGGTCCCGGACGCACCACTACCCGTTCCGCCTGGTGCCGCCCGGGACGCTACGTGACTACCTGGTCGAGGTCTGCGGGCGGGAGCAGATCCAGGTCGAGGACTCGGTCTTCCCGCTGGTGGTGCGGGCCGGCGCCGGGTCGGTGCGTGACTCGATGTCGGTGATGGACCAGCTGCTCGCCGGAGCGGCCGAGGGCGGCGTCACCTACCGGATGGCGACCTCACTGCTCGGGTACACCGACTCGGCCCTGCTGGACGAGGTGGTCGACGCCTTCGCCGCGCAGGACGGGGCGACGGTTTTCCAGGTGATCGACCGGGTGGTCGAGGGCGGGCACGACCCGCGGCGGTTCGTCACGGACCTGCTGGAGCGGCTGCGTGACCTGGTGATCCTGGCCACGGTGCCGGAGGCCGGCGAGAAGGGGCTGATCGACGCTCCGGCGGACCGGATCGCGGTGATGCAGGCGCAGGCCGACGCCTTCGGGTCGGCGGAGTTGAGCCGGGCCGCCGACATCGTCAACACCGGCCTGACCGAGATGCGCGGGAACGCGGCGCCGCGGTTGCAGCTGGAGCTGATCTGCGCCCGCGTCATGCTTCCCGGGGCGTACTCGGACGAACTGTCGCTGATGGCGCGGCTGGACAAGCTGGAGCGGCGGGGCGCGGGCGCGATGCTGGGCGCCGGAGCGGTGCAGCTGGATCCCGGTGTGCGGATGGGGGCTGCGCCGACCATGGCGCCGGTGGCCCAGGTGCCGCCGGCCCAGGCCCAGGCCCCGGCGGCCGCGCACGCGGTGGCCCCGCAGGCGGTGGCCCCGGCGCCCGCGCAGCAGCCCGCACCCGCTCAGCAGCAGCCCGCACCCGCCCCGGCCGCGCCGGCCCCCGGGGCCTGGCCGATCCCGCGCAGCTTCCCCGCTCCCGGCGAGCCCGCCCCCGCGCAGGCCGCGCCCGTCCAGCAGGCGCCTACCCAGCAGCCCCCCGCCCAACAGCCCCCCACCCCCGCACCCACCCCCGTCGCGCCGCAGCCTTCGCAGCCTTCGCAGCCCTCGCAGCAGGCGGCGCCGAGCGGTCAGCAGCAGCAGGGCGCGGCCCAGGTGCGGCAGTTGTGGCCGCAGGTGCTGGACGCGGTGAAGAACCGGCGGCGGTTCACCTGGATCCTGCTCAGCCAGAACGGCCAGGTGGCCGGGTTCGACGGCAGCACGCTCCAGGTCTCGTTCATCAACGCTGGTGCTCGGGACAGCTTCGTCAGCAGCAACAGCGACGACGTGCTGCGCCAGGCCCTGGCCGACGCGCTCGGGGTGGACTGGCGGGTCGAGTGCATCGTCGATCCGTCCGGTGGCACCCAGCTGCCGCAGTCCGGTACCGGCGGCAGCGGTGGTGGCGGCAATGGTGGTGGCGGCGGCTGGGGTGCGGCTCCGCAGACCCCGCGCCCGGCCGCGCCGCTGGCGACCGCCACGGCGGTCGGCGGTTTCGCCGGCCCACCGCCCGCGCAGCCCGCCGTGCCCGCGCCGCACGCCGCCCCGGGGGCCCCGCAGTCGGGCCCGGGCCCGCAGGCCCAGCAGCAGCCCCAACAGTCGTACCAGCAGCCGCCCCAGGGCCCGGCGCAGGGAACGACGCCGGGTGCGGCCCATGCGCAGAGCCGGCCGCAGGCGGCCGCCTCCGGCCCGATCGCGCCGGAGGACGAGGAGGTCTCGATCGACGACGCCGCCGTGGCCGCCGCGTACGGGGAGAGCGTGTCGGGGCAGGAGCTGATCATGCGCGAGCTGGCCGCGACGGTGCTGGAGGAGATCCAGCACGGCCGTTGAGCCGCGCCGCCGAGCGCGTAGGCTCGACCCCGACGTGGTCCTGCGGTGGCGCGGTCCGGCCCGAGCGAGCCCGCGTTTACCCACGCGTACCTAGGCAGGAGTGAACCGTGTTCCCTGGCGGCCAGCCCAACATGCAGCAGCTGCTCAAGCAGGCGCAGAAGATGCAGCAGGACCTCGCCCAGGCCCAGCAGGAGCTGGCCGAGACCAAGCTGACCGGCTCGGCCGGCGGCGGCCTG
Coding sequences within:
- a CDS encoding DNA polymerase III subunit gamma and tau, producing the protein MSLALYRRYRPETFAEVIGQEHVTAPLQQALRNNRVNHAYLFSGPRGCGKTTSARILARCLNCAQGPTPTPCGECQSCTDLATGGPGSIDVIEIDAASHGGVDDARELRERAFFAPVHSRYKIFILDEAHMVTSAGFNALLKVVEEPPEHLKFIFATTEPEKVIGTIRSRTHHYPFRLVPPGTLRDYLVEVCGREQIQVEDSVFPLVVRAGAGSVRDSMSVMDQLLAGAAEGGVTYRMATSLLGYTDSALLDEVVDAFAAQDGATVFQVIDRVVEGGHDPRRFVTDLLERLRDLVILATVPEAGEKGLIDAPADRIAVMQAQADAFGSAELSRAADIVNTGLTEMRGNAAPRLQLELICARVMLPGAYSDELSLMARLDKLERRGAGAMLGAGAVQLDPGVRMGAAPTMAPVAQVPPAQAQAPAAAHAVAPQAVAPAPAQQPAPAQQQPAPAPAAPAPGAWPIPRSFPAPGEPAPAQAAPVQQAPTQQPPAQQPPTPAPTPVAPQPSQPSQPSQQAAPSGQQQQGAAQVRQLWPQVLDAVKNRRRFTWILLSQNGQVAGFDGSTLQVSFINAGARDSFVSSNSDDVLRQALADALGVDWRVECIVDPSGGTQLPQSGTGGSGGGGNGGGGGWGAAPQTPRPAAPLATATAVGGFAGPPPAQPAVPAPHAAPGAPQSGPGPQAQQQPQQSYQQPPQGPAQGTTPGAAHAQSRPQAAASGPIAPEDEEVSIDDAAVAAAYGESVSGQELIMRELAATVLEEIQHGR